The genomic DNA TTCTTTTTTAACACTGGAGCTGACATGAAAACCAAACTGAACGAACTGCTTGAATTCCCTACTCCGTTTACTTACAAAGTAATGGGTCTGGCGAAACCTGAGCTGGTTGACCTGGTGGTTGAAGTGGTACAGCGCCATGCGCCAGGTGATTACTCTCCGCAGATAAAACCGAGCAGCAAAGGCAACTACCACTCGGTGTCCATTACCATCAATGCAACCCACATTGAGCAGGTCGAGACGCTGTACGAAGAGTTGGGCAATATTGAAATTGTCCGTATGGTGCTGTAATCGCATCACCGTTACCCGGCACGCCCGGGTAACGCTTCTCTCCACCTGCCTGTGATATACTCTGCGTCCATTATTTCCCCTCTGCGGAGACGCTGTTTTGGACTTCAATACCCTCCTCATC from Klebsiella sp. WP3-W18-ESBL-02 includes the following:
- the ybeD gene encoding DUF493 family protein YbeD, whose product is MKTKLNELLEFPTPFTYKVMGLAKPELVDLVVEVVQRHAPGDYSPQIKPSSKGNYHSVSITINATHIEQVETLYEELGNIEIVRMVL